One window from the genome of Acinetobacter sp. LoGeW2-3 encodes:
- a CDS encoding DUF485 domain-containing protein, with the protein MDERQVEQILQNPKFKEMVAKKSRLSWTLTAIMLFVYVGFMLLVGYNKEFLLSSISGGVTTWGIPLGLGIIVLSFILCGVYSYIANNKLDQLTEEAMREVEAIAHEKGPH; encoded by the coding sequence ATGGATGAGAGACAAGTAGAACAGATTCTACAAAATCCCAAATTCAAAGAAATGGTTGCCAAGAAAAGTCGTCTTAGCTGGACGCTCACAGCAATTATGTTATTCGTTTATGTCGGCTTCATGCTTTTGGTCGGCTATAACAAAGAGTTTTTATTGTCTTCAATTTCAGGCGGTGTGACGACTTGGGGGATTCCATTAGGTCTAGGCATTATTGTGCTGTCGTTTATCTTGTGTGGCGTGTATTCCTACATCGCCAATAACAAACTTGATCAATTGACTGAAGAAGCAATGCGTGAAGTAGAAGCAATTGCTCATGAAAAAGGACCTCACTAA
- a CDS encoding PAS domain-containing hybrid sensor histidine kinase/response regulator, with protein sequence MNSWLIIGVLALYIALLFVCAFFGEKHASRLSTRGRMLLFSLTLGVYCSSWTFYGATGAAVREGIIFLPIYLGPLLFVAIGYDIWRRLGRVRQHHAISSIADFVAARYGKSGPLASLVTILAVIAIIPYLALQLRAIALSASVILEPSAGITSTTNSVLFLTGILAILAMIFGTRQIANTEQHGGLMLAVAFESFVKLFALLAVAGFFMFAAPENLSQISGDIKTTFHEVQLFGVPESFWVQTLLAALAIICLPRQFHVAVVELRDEKHIRGARRWFAIYLILTTIAIVPIASWALHAAPHYLAIPDVAVLSLPLSYNQDWLTLLAFLGGFSASTGMLLVSSVALSIMLSNDLIMPALWRFNLISRHDKRLPLVLKFTRRICILAVMLLGFLFFNFFNDIDQLSVFGLLAFSAVAQFAPALIGGLYWRGGSKQGVYAGLLTGFALWAYTLLFPTILRSLPEPYQQFSQDFLNYGPLALNWLRPEALLGFESFDSLTHGVAWSLGLNLILYIWVSRIFRPSVAEQIQAESFFYYETKPLPSQSPTTEVSYSHQDVARLKVGDLITLAKRITGEEPTTRAFQQFCNQNNVELNENSSANGMWWRFTEQYLAGTIGAASARTLLTTAMVNNGLALGQVANILDQASQWQRFNQNLIMTMIDHMTQGVSVVDENMCLVAWNNQYLKLFDYPKDIVYVGCPIADLIRYNAERGECGPGSVEEHVRKRIHWMQVGSAHEFERIRKDGRVIQMRGNPIEGGGFVTTFADITAFRENEAVLEARVRDRTQQLADALSEQQLAREQADKANMSKSRFIAAASHDLLQPMHAARLFSTALEQSVQSEEDRKTLQQLDRALHGAESMLSALLDIARLEGGTIQPKRQAYPLHDLLSDLELQFKSIAAQRGIKFSVHDAQFWIDTDPQWIRRIIQNFVSNALRYTASGKVIVGVLRSSSKPNHIRIGVWDTGPGIAEEQRIKLFQEFERCGHTSPWGEQGLGLGLAIVQRMTSMLDYPVHVYSEYGKGSCFMIEVPLTEAPKVVAAPVQAVPLKSKAFKVLCLDNDETILEGMSTLLTKWGYQVFKATEPEQAQELIEQENIQVWLVDQHLNNDKRGLDFIVNNRKPNVPVALITADSDPELPQQLKELNIVLLKKPLKPASLRSWLSGLKISDS encoded by the coding sequence ATGAACAGTTGGCTCATCATAGGGGTACTCGCCCTCTATATCGCATTACTCTTTGTTTGTGCATTTTTCGGGGAGAAACACGCCAGTCGTCTTAGCACCCGTGGACGCATGTTATTGTTTAGCCTAACTTTAGGTGTTTACTGTTCTTCCTGGACATTTTACGGCGCAACCGGTGCCGCAGTTCGTGAAGGCATCATTTTCCTACCGATTTATCTGGGCCCTTTGCTTTTTGTCGCGATTGGTTATGACATCTGGCGCCGACTGGGTCGAGTGCGTCAGCATCACGCCATTTCATCAATCGCCGACTTTGTCGCAGCGCGTTATGGCAAAAGTGGGCCACTGGCATCGCTAGTAACCATACTGGCTGTAATCGCAATTATTCCCTATCTAGCTTTGCAGCTACGTGCGATTGCGCTCAGTGCCTCCGTGATTCTGGAACCATCCGCAGGCATCACTAGCACCACCAATAGTGTGCTGTTCCTGACTGGGATTCTGGCTATTCTGGCGATGATTTTTGGTACCCGGCAGATTGCCAATACCGAGCAGCATGGCGGTTTAATGCTGGCAGTCGCCTTTGAATCTTTCGTAAAATTGTTTGCGCTACTAGCAGTCGCTGGCTTCTTCATGTTTGCTGCGCCAGAAAATTTATCGCAGATTAGCGGTGATATCAAAACCACCTTCCATGAAGTGCAACTGTTTGGTGTGCCAGAAAGCTTCTGGGTACAAACTCTACTCGCCGCATTAGCGATTATCTGTTTACCACGTCAGTTCCATGTCGCTGTAGTCGAACTACGTGATGAAAAACATATTCGTGGCGCCCGACGCTGGTTTGCCATCTATCTGATCCTGACCACGATCGCGATTGTTCCAATTGCCAGCTGGGCGCTGCATGCGGCACCGCATTATCTGGCGATTCCAGACGTCGCTGTGCTGTCTTTGCCACTCAGTTACAACCAGGACTGGCTAACTTTATTGGCCTTCCTCGGTGGTTTTTCGGCATCCACCGGAATGTTATTGGTATCTTCAGTTGCCTTGTCGATCATGCTCAGTAATGACTTGATCATGCCGGCACTGTGGCGCTTTAACCTGATTTCCCGTCATGATAAACGTTTACCACTGGTACTGAAATTTACTCGCCGCATCTGTATTTTAGCCGTGATGCTGCTGGGCTTTCTGTTCTTCAATTTCTTTAATGATATTGATCAGCTTTCAGTCTTCGGTCTGCTGGCCTTTAGTGCGGTGGCGCAATTTGCCCCTGCCCTGATCGGCGGTCTGTACTGGCGTGGTGGTAGTAAACAAGGCGTCTATGCCGGCCTGCTGACTGGTTTTGCCTTGTGGGCCTATACTTTACTGTTCCCAACCATTCTGCGTAGCTTGCCGGAACCGTATCAGCAGTTCAGCCAGGACTTTTTAAATTATGGTCCACTAGCACTCAACTGGCTGCGCCCTGAAGCACTGCTTGGTTTTGAATCTTTTGATTCTCTGACTCATGGTGTGGCCTGGTCACTTGGCCTTAATTTAATTCTTTATATCTGGGTTTCTCGTATTTTCCGCCCAAGTGTAGCAGAACAAATTCAGGCAGAAAGTTTCTTCTATTACGAAACCAAACCTTTGCCTTCGCAGAGCCCAACCACTGAGGTAAGCTATTCACATCAGGATGTAGCACGCTTAAAAGTCGGGGATCTGATTACTTTAGCCAAACGCATTACCGGTGAAGAACCCACCACGCGGGCTTTCCAACAGTTCTGTAATCAAAATAATGTCGAGCTGAATGAAAACAGCAGTGCCAATGGCATGTGGTGGCGCTTTACCGAGCAGTATCTGGCTGGCACCATTGGGGCTGCTTCGGCACGTACCTTATTAACCACTGCGATGGTGAATAACGGTCTAGCTCTCGGTCAGGTGGCAAATATTCTTGACCAAGCCTCCCAATGGCAACGCTTTAACCAGAATCTGATCATGACCATGATCGACCACATGACCCAAGGTGTCAGTGTCGTCGATGAGAACATGTGTCTGGTGGCTTGGAACAACCAGTACCTGAAGCTATTTGATTATCCAAAGGACATTGTCTACGTCGGATGTCCAATTGCAGACCTGATTCGTTACAACGCTGAGCGTGGTGAATGTGGGCCGGGTTCCGTCGAAGAACATGTGCGTAAGCGTATCCACTGGATGCAGGTCGGTAGCGCACATGAGTTCGAGCGGATCCGTAAGGATGGCCGTGTGATTCAGATGCGCGGCAATCCGATTGAAGGCGGTGGTTTCGTAACGACCTTCGCGGACATTACTGCCTTCCGTGAAAATGAAGCAGTACTGGAAGCACGCGTGCGGGATCGTACCCAACAGCTTGCGGATGCCTTGTCCGAACAGCAACTGGCACGTGAACAGGCGGATAAAGCTAATATGTCCAAGAGCCGCTTTATTGCAGCGGCCAGCCATGACCTGTTACAGCCGATGCATGCTGCACGTCTGTTTAGTACTGCACTAGAGCAAAGTGTGCAAAGTGAAGAAGATCGCAAGACCTTACAACAACTAGATCGTGCCCTGCATGGTGCAGAAAGTATGCTCTCTGCCCTGCTGGATATTGCACGTCTGGAAGGTGGTACGATTCAGCCGAAGCGCCAGGCTTATCCATTGCATGACCTGCTCAGCGATCTGGAATTACAATTCAAGTCGATTGCAGCGCAACGTGGTATCAAGTTCAGCGTGCATGATGCCCAGTTCTGGATTGACACCGATCCACAATGGATTCGCCGTATTATCCAAAACTTTGTCAGCAATGCGCTACGTTATACCGCTAGCGGTAAAGTAATTGTCGGCGTACTGCGTTCAAGTAGTAAACCGAATCATATCCGTATTGGTGTCTGGGATACTGGACCGGGGATTGCTGAAGAACAACGCATCAAACTGTTCCAGGAATTTGAGCGTTGTGGCCACACGTCCCCTTGGGGTGAACAAGGTCTGGGTTTAGGTCTGGCGATTGTGCAGCGTATGACCAGCATGCTGGACTACCCAGTCCATGTCTATTCTGAATATGGCAAAGGCTCCTGCTTTATGATTGAAGTACCGCTGACTGAAGCACCAAAAGTCGTGGCGGCTCCAGTACAGGCTGTACCGCTGAAATCTAAAGCCTTTAAAGTGCTGTGTTTAGACAATGACGAAACCATTCTGGAAGGTATGTCGACTTTGCTGACCAAATGGGGTTATCAAGTGTTTAAAGCCACAGAACCTGAACAGGCACAGGAGCTAATAGAACAGGAAAATATTCAAGTTTGGCTAGTCGATCAGCATTTAAATAATGACAAACGCGGTTTGGACTTTATTGTGAATAACCGTAAGCCGAATGTACC
- a CDS encoding cation acetate symporter, translating to MKWNSLIALAATTIASGMALAGPDLGAAEQQATNWHAIIMFVIFVGATLFITKWAAKQTTSTNDFYTAGGGISGFQNGLAIAGDYMSAASFLGISAMVFLSGFDGLLYSLGFMVGWPIVLFLVAERLRNLGKFNLSDVVSFRLQEKPVRTLAALSSLVVVAFYLIAQMVGAGQLIKLLFGLNYNIAVVIVGLLMMAYVIFGGMLATTWVQIIKAVMLLSGATFMAFMVMKGVGFSFTNMFEQAIGVYSKVHDLNLADATKIMGPGSLASNPVDAISLGLALMFGTAGLPHILMRFFTVKDAKEARKSVVVATGFIGYFYLLTFIIGFGAILYVSNNPQFLDVAKMAITGKLELVGGNNMAAVHLADAVGGDLFMGFISAVAFATILAVVAGLTLSGASAISHDLYANVLKKGQTTPESELRMSKIATLGLAIFAMILGILFEKQNVAFMVGLAFSVAACANFPVLVLSMFWKGLTTRGAVIGGIVGLVTAVVLIVLSKAVWVDTLGIAETAVNPFNGPAIFAMPLSFFCCWLFSVTDNSAQAQAERKAFDAQFVRSQTGIGISGASDH from the coding sequence ATGAAATGGAATTCTCTTATCGCCCTTGCTGCAACGACAATTGCTTCAGGTATGGCACTGGCTGGACCTGATCTGGGTGCAGCAGAACAGCAAGCTACTAACTGGCACGCGATTATCATGTTTGTGATTTTCGTAGGTGCAACACTTTTCATTACCAAATGGGCAGCAAAACAAACCACCAGTACCAATGATTTCTATACTGCCGGTGGCGGGATCTCTGGTTTCCAGAATGGTTTGGCGATTGCCGGTGACTATATGTCGGCTGCATCCTTCCTGGGTATTTCCGCAATGGTATTCCTGTCTGGTTTCGACGGCTTACTATATTCTCTAGGCTTCATGGTGGGTTGGCCAATCGTATTGTTCCTGGTCGCAGAACGTCTGCGTAACTTGGGTAAATTCAACTTATCAGACGTGGTATCTTTCCGCTTGCAGGAAAAACCGGTACGTACCTTGGCTGCACTTAGCTCACTCGTAGTTGTAGCATTCTATCTGATTGCACAAATGGTAGGTGCAGGTCAGCTGATCAAGTTGCTCTTTGGTCTGAATTACAACATCGCAGTTGTGATTGTTGGCTTATTGATGATGGCTTATGTAATCTTCGGGGGCATGCTGGCAACGACTTGGGTACAGATTATTAAAGCAGTCATGCTGTTATCTGGTGCAACTTTCATGGCCTTCATGGTAATGAAAGGCGTGGGCTTCAGCTTTACTAACATGTTTGAACAGGCGATTGGTGTCTATTCAAAAGTACACGATCTAAACCTTGCTGATGCAACTAAAATCATGGGCCCGGGTAGTTTGGCCTCTAACCCAGTTGATGCAATTTCTTTGGGTCTTGCATTGATGTTTGGTACTGCAGGTCTGCCACATATCCTGATGCGTTTCTTCACAGTAAAAGATGCGAAAGAAGCACGTAAATCAGTTGTGGTTGCGACAGGCTTTATTGGTTATTTCTACCTGTTAACCTTCATCATTGGTTTCGGTGCGATTCTATACGTATCGAATAACCCACAATTCCTTGATGTTGCAAAAATGGCAATCACTGGCAAGCTGGAGCTTGTAGGTGGTAACAACATGGCAGCGGTTCACCTTGCAGATGCAGTAGGTGGCGACTTGTTCATGGGCTTCATTTCTGCAGTGGCATTCGCAACAATTCTTGCGGTTGTAGCCGGTCTGACTCTATCAGGTGCATCAGCGATTTCTCATGACTTGTATGCAAACGTATTGAAGAAAGGTCAAACAACGCCTGAATCTGAATTACGCATGTCTAAGATCGCAACGCTTGGTCTTGCAATCTTCGCGATGATCTTGGGTATCCTGTTCGAGAAACAAAACGTAGCATTCATGGTGGGTCTAGCATTCTCGGTTGCGGCATGTGCCAACTTCCCGGTACTGGTTTTGTCTATGTTCTGGAAAGGCTTAACCACTCGTGGTGCGGTGATTGGTGGTATCGTAGGTTTGGTGACTGCGGTAGTTCTGATTGTACTGTCTAAAGCAGTTTGGGTAGATACACTGGGTATTGCAGAAACTGCAGTGAACCCATTCAATGGTCCAGCGATCTTCGCAATGCCGTTGTCGTTCTTCTGCTGCTGGTTATTCTCTGTGACTGATAATTCGGCACAGGCTCAAGCAGAACGCAAAGCATTCGATGCACAGTTTGTACGTTCACAAACAGGTATCGGTATCTCAGGTGCATCTGATCACTAA